The Streptomyces sp. NBC_00775 genome includes the window CGCGAAGGCGCCGGCGTGCTCCCGGAACGTGCGGTACCGACCCGGCCGCCGGCCGCGTGGCCGCCGCAACCCACCAGCGACGAGGCCAACGCGGCCGTCGCCGCGACGGCGAAGGCACGCCTGGAGGGCGAGGTCATTCCCCGGTCGCCCGACGACGACGTACGAGAAACACCGCCGCACCGCCGGCGGCGAACGCCGCGGCGGCACCCCCGCCGATCAGCCCGCCGTCGGCTCCGGACCGCGTAGCCGTCGACGCCACACCGGTGTCGGGCGCTCCGCTCGGCACGACGGAGACCTGGCTGCCCGGGGCCCGGGTCGGTGCGGCGCTCGGGACCGCGGACGGGGCCGCGGACGGGGCGGTGGTGGCGCTCGGGACCGGAGACGGGGCGGTGGTGGAGGTCGGGCGGCTCGTGGCGGCCGGACTCGGGGTCGCCCCGTCGGCGTACGCGGGCACCGTGCTCGCCAGCGCGGCGGTGCACGCGAGTGCCATGGCGCTGAGGACAGTTCGGCGCATGAATCGCTCTCTTTCGTCGGTCCGCCCGCCCGGTGACCCGGCGGGCTGGGTTAGGGATCGAGCGGAGAGACGAGGGAGCGGCGGAGCGGGTTGTAAAGAGATGGCAAAGCCGCCGGAAGCCGATACTGACGCCTCGCGTGTGACTCGGCACGGCGGGCCGAGGATGACCTGTCCGTAGGCGTCGGCGACTTCGGCCAGCCTCTCGGGCGTGACGACGAAGTCCTTGGGCCGGGGGGTGGTGACATCACGCCCGGCCTGCTGGAACATCCCCTCGATGCCGCCCGGGGTGGTGATCATCAGGAGGTCGGCGGTGTCCGAGGTGATGCGGTAGCCGTGCGGAATGTTCTTGGGCAGGTAGACGATGCCGCCTTCGGACAGCTCCATCCGCTCCTCGCCGAGCCAGAGCAACGCCTCGCCCTTGATCAGCATGAATATCTCGTCCTCGCGGGTGTGCATATGGAAGGGCGGCGCCTCACCCTTGCCGACCGCGGACCTTCCCACGGTGAGCTGCCCGTTCGTGGCCTGGCTGTCGAGGAGGACGGAGAACTTACCGCCGTCCAGCCACTCGAGTGTCTACTGCTGCTCGGGTTGGGCCAGGTATGCCATGGTCATGATGCGGATCCTTACGTTCGACTAGGGCAGGAACGGGGCGAGCGTGGCGAGGAGGGCTTCGGGGCGCTCGTCGGGGATGTAGTGACCGCTGTCGGCGATCACCGCCCCCATGACGTGGGGTGCGACAGAGGTCAGGCTGTCGGCCAGGTAGCTCCCGACGCCGTGTTCGCCACCGACGGCCAGTACGGGCATCCGGTACGCATGGTCGGGCACGACATCGGCGGCTTGGTCGCCTTCTCCTACGCCCGTCTGTACCCCGAGCAGGTGCACGAGCTGGCCCTGGTCGCCCTGGCCGTCCCTGGATACGGTCTCGAAGAGATCATGGACCCGGCGTCGGGCGGCCTCTTCCACTTCGGGCTCTTCATGACCCCCGAGGCACCGGAGTTGCTGTTCCAGGGCAACGAACGGACCGGTCAGCCCCAGGGCCTGGAGCAGCACGTGCACGTCGCGTGCCTGGTTGTCCTTGTCGTAGCCGGCCTCCGTGACCGCCGAACCGCCCGTACCGCACAGGTCGGGAGCACGACGGTGTACCCCAGGTCGGCGAGGGCCGCAGCATGTACCGCCATTTCCGCCACGTCTGCGGCCGGCCCTGCAGCAGCACGAGAGGTTCGCCCACACCTCTTTCCGGGCGCACCGTCCTGGCTCCGATCCGGTTCCGGGTGGCTATCGCCGCCTGAGCCCACGGACGGCCATCCCGCCGCACAGAAGACCGCTCCGGGCCCGAGTACCCGGGGCGGTCTCTCGTGTCCCGGGAGAGCGACGGAGACCCCAGGACGGGCCTACGCGGCAGCGGGCGGCTCCTCGTCGTCCGTCCGGGGTGAGACCTCGGGCTTCTTGAAGCGGTGCCACGCGTCGCGCGCCTTCCCGGCGGAGTCGATCACGTCCGGGACCTGGTCGAGTAGCCCCTTCAGAGCGAAGAGGCAGATCGAAGCCACGCCAGCGATGGCGAGAATGAAGAGGATGGCTGCGCCGTCCACCGATCCTGACCTTCCCTGTCATGGGTCGGATCGGGTGCGCAGGCAGCCTCGATCCGAACCCTACGGTTCGGACCGAGACACCCGCGCCGACGTGTGCGCAAATGTTCTCGGTGCTGGCAGGCCGTTGCCCACCAGAGTAAACATTCAAGACTTCTGGGCCAACAAGCCCTAGGTAACTGACTCACGCCGTGCGGGTTACACGTCACGGTTGCCGTGAGGTGTACCAGTCAGCTTCTTCCTGAGTGTGCTTCGCCGCACATTGCGTACGACTACTACTCGTCAAGCAAGATATCACGGGCGCTGCAAACGAAGTCGGGAAACACAACTGAGCCCCACCCCTGTCGAGTTGGGGTGGGGCTGTGAGTCGGTCGGATCAGCTTGGGTCGACAGGGCGGACGCGGTCCAGCGGAACGTCCCATTCGATCCCGCCACCCTCCGGACGCATGAACGCCTGTTGGCTGACGAGCCTGCCCGACTCCTTGAGCCGCTCCTCGATCACGCCAATCAGGTGGCCGGTTCGCTCAGAGATCGTGTCCTCGACGAGTGTTCCCGCCGGGTACGGCAGCTCGCCGTGGCTGAGCATCGTTGCTGGTTTCTCGTGTGTCGTCACTCGGGGCCCCCTCGCTGAAGCGCTCGGGCCAGGCGTTCGGCCACGTCGGCACGCACACGCCCCAGCTCAACGAGCTTCAGGTCAGGGGACGCGAGTTCGACACTCAGGGAGGGGAAGACGATTCCGTTCTCGGTCAGAGCTGCTCGCAGGGACTCCACCGCCGCGTGGGGGTCGATGTCTGGTTTCTTCGTAGCCATGAACGGGACGCTAGAAGTGGGGGGTTGGCGGGCGATATACTGTTTTCTCGAATTTGCTCGATGAGTGATTCAGATTGCTGGTGTTTTCTCCTACGCCCTGCCTCACCCCGTAGTGCCGAGGTGGAGCCCCGTCCATGCTGATTGGATCAACCCCCTGGAAGGGAGAGCGTCCATGGCTCGTCAGTTGCGCTTCACCGGCACAGACAGCAAGGTCGACGGCTGCCCCGCCCTGCACACGGACGAGGGCACCGGCGAGATCATCGTCCAGGGCACGCCGGTCACCGACGCCGGAGACCTCGCACAGCTCCAGCACTTCGGGGCGGACGAGGCAGCGGTGGCCGTGCCGCGCGAACTGCTCGTGAACTGGGGACCGAAGAAGATGGAGCGGGTGCCGGAACTGGTCGACCGGGACACCTTCCGGCTCCTCTTCAAGACCTTCAAGCACACCGCCTGGCGGCTGGAGACGCGACGCGGTTACGCGTCGGACCGACAGGACCCCGACTTTCAGGCGTTCTTGGCCACCGGCTCCTCGCCCTGCGACCCCAACGAGCCCTGGTTCGTCAACATCAAGGCCCAGACCGAGGCTGGCAAGACGGTCGGCCGTGTGCGCGTCGCCGACAACCCGCCGACCACCGAGCAACTGTTCCTGCTCGACTACGCCCGGCACAACGCGGCTGTCGGCGAGGACATCCGTTACCTGTGGCGCGAGGACGCAGCTACCCTGCCCGCCGAAGACTTCTGGATCTTCGACTCGCGCTTGGTCGCCCTGCTGCACTTCGACGACGCCGACAACCTGCTGAACATCGAGCTGATCACCGAACCGGCCGAGGTCGTTCGGTACGCCATCGTGCGTGACGCGGCGATGCACCACGCTGTGCCGTTCGACCAGTTCGCCGCGCAGGTGGCCCCGACCGAATAGCGCGCGTGACCGGTGAGCACTGACTATCAACAGGCACGGGCGGCCTTGGGGACACGGCTGCGCGAACTGCGGTTCACGTGCCCTGGTGGTCGGCTCACCGGTCAGCAGCTCGCCCAGCGGCTCGGCTGGCCAGGTTCCAAGGTCAGCAAGCTGGAGAATGGCAGGCAGACCGCCACCCCCGAGGACCTGAGGGCGTGGGCCGACGCGACCGAGCAGGCGGGCGCGTACCCCGAGCTTGCCGCCCGGCTGGCCGGGTTCGAGTCCCACATCAGGTCATGGCGTCGAGCCCTGGCGAACGGCTTCAAGCCGCTGCACGAAGGGTTGAGCGCGGAGATCGACCGCACCTCGGAAATGTGGGTCTGGGAAGAGTCGGTCATCGCCGGACTGATGCAGACCCCCGAGTACGCGCGCCACGTCATCCAGCGGTATTCGGAGCTGCTGGGCGGAGCCAACGACATTGAGGCCGCCGTGCGTTCCCGGGCGCAGCGGCAGGAGTGGCTGTACCGGTCGGGTCGCAAGCTGCACGTGCTGATGTGGGAAGCTGCGTTGCGGTCGCTGATCTGCCCGCCCTCGGTGCTGGCCGCTCAGCTCGACCGCCTCACGGGCATGGTCGGGATGGACACGGTCGACCTTGGCATCATCCCGTTCACGGCCTCCGTCAAAATCGTGCCCGCAAACGGCTTCTGGGTCCTTGATGACCGCCTGGTGGTCGCCGAGGACTGGCACGCCGAACTGTGGTTGGACGACGCCGACAACATCGCCTTGTACTCGAAGGTCTGGCGCACCTTGCGCGAGTCGGCCGTGTACGGGGCCGACGCCCACAACGTCATCAACGCGGCTAGGCGTGCCCTGAAACCGAGTTGAGGACGCTGTGGGCGCGCGGGGTCACAGCACCCCGAGCGAACTCATCACGAGCAGACACAGTGTCAGCGAACCCCCGAAGACACCGCCGCCAAAAAGAACAGCCGGAGCCTTGGGGGCGGCAGGGGGGTGCATGAGCAGGCCCGCCACGATGCCGATGATGATGGATAGCAAGGTGCAGATGACGACGACCAGCATCTTGATGCCGAGGGAGAGATTCACGGTCCGAATACCTTTCCGGTGATCGGACCGGGTGTCAGACCTCAGCCCGACCACCACGTGACACACGTGTGGTCTTGCCGAGGCCCACCGACGTTGGGGCTCATTGGGGTTGGCCTGGTCAGGGCCACTGGTTACCCGCGTCTCCCTTTAGGGCTCGCAACGCGTGCGGACTCGGGACATGCTTGTCCCTGACCTGGAGCGTCGGGCCCAGGCTCGCTGCGTGCAGTAGAAAGTGGTGCAAGTCTACCGGCACCGGGGCCTGTTGGCGGGTTAGAGAGCCCAACGATACGGGAGTACCTCCCGGGGGCCTCGTGCTGGCGGGTACGGCGGCGCCCCGGGCGCGGGCTCCAGGCCGCCGGAGACCCCACGGGAGGCCGGGACGATATATGCCCGCACCCGCAGGCCGGACCACCGGACGGCCGGAGTCATGTTGAGGCCCCAGGTATGCGCCGGCCGACCTCCCGTGTTGAGATCGGTCACGACTCGTGAGTGCTCGGGAAGGCCTCCGACAGGGTCATTGGGCTTGTTACAACCGCAAGCCCGACAGTGCTTGTGTGCGGCAGAACCTGCATGGTGTCCTGGTATCACAGCAGGCTCGTAGCCGTCCGGCCCCCGCTTCAGCGGGTGATTGACACCGGGGAGCGGGGGACAGCCGGGGCAAGGTTCGCAGCACATGCGGTAGCTTGCGGGGTTCGGACCGCCGACAGGGCGGGGCCTTACCTGTCGCCCATCGAGGTGCGAACGTTCCCGATGAGGAACCCCCGTGTCTGCCTTCGAGTTCAGCCCTGCCGCGTTGCGGCGAATCCACACTGAGCGCGGCATCGGCCAGCGGCGGCTTGCCCGCCAGATCGGCCGTACCAACACCCAACGTGAGCGGCTACGAGAACCGCCACTTCGCCCCGTCGCTCGTCACGTTGGCCGCCATCGCTGACGCCCTCGGCGCTTCCATGGACGATTTCATGACCCGCGCCGACTCCGAGGCGGTGTCGGCCTGATGGACATGCGCGACGCACGACCCATGACCGAGGCCGGAGCGGCGACGCCTGTTGAGGTTGCTGTTCGGTTCCCGTCAGCCCAAGGACCAGGGCAGCGGCGGTGAGGCTGAGTGACCACCGACATGGAGCGGCCCCCGGCGGACCAGGCCGAGGGTCGTCACGAGATTTCCCGTCTCACCTCCAGGAAAGCCCAGGACTTGGACGCCCCACAAGTACCGTCCAGCGGTACCTACGACGACACCCGGGGCGTGCTGGCGAGCGCCATCAGGCTGACGATGGCCGGACACCCGATCCTGCCTTGCTACGTCGTGAACGGTGGCGACCTGTGCACCTGTGGGCGGCCTGACAGGAAGACCGGCGAGCCTTGCCGCAGCGGCAAGCACCCGAACTTCGAGCTGGCCCCCAACGGGTTGAAGGACGCGACCAAAGACCCGGCCGAGCTGATGGAGTGGTTCGACAAGACCGGCGACCGGATCAACTTCGGGTGGCGACTTGACGGCCTCGGCGTAGTGGATATCGACACCAACGACGGCAAGACCAGTGCCGACACCATGACCCGGCTGGAGGCGGAGTACGGCGAGCTGTCACCGACGCTGGTCATCAGAACCGGGCGCGGCGGCCTTCAGCACGTCTACGAACTGCCTGAGGGCATCGAGGACACCTCGGTCTATGCCGACGAGCTTGGGACGCACGTCGACTTCAAGCGCGGAGCCGGTCACTACGTGATGGTGCCCGGGTCGAAGACCGTCAACGTGTACCGCGTGGAGTCCGGCGACCTGCTCAAGCGCACGCCCGTTGATGGGTGGGTCCTGGAGTTGGCGAGGCAGCGTAAGGCGGTGGAGGACACACGCCGACGTGACTCGCAGGCAGACCAGATCATCAAGGCCAATGGCAAGAGCGGGCCGGTGCTCAACACCGACTCGTGGGCCGCCGTGCGCGGGTGGTTGGGCGCGGCCGTCAAGCCGGGTGACGACCCCGAGCGAGGTAACAACAACGCCGCTGAGTTCGTCATCACCAACAACCTGGTCACCGGCTTCCCCTCGCCCTCTCTGGCGGAAGCCGTGGAGGCGGTCACCTCGGCGGACGGTCTGATCGCCGTCACCCCGGTCTTCTCGGCCTCGTACAGCGGGCTCTTCAAGTCGTTCTTCGACATCATCGACAACGACGCCCTCACGGGCAAGGCCGTGCTGGCCGCGGCGACCGGCGGCACGGCACTCGCTCGCCCTGGAGCACGCGCTGCGGCCGCTCCTCGCCTACCTGCGCGCGGTCGTCGTACCCTCCGCCGTCTACGCCGCCTCGGAGGACTGGGGCGGCAGTGGCGACCCCCTCACCGACACACGGCCCACCGGATCACGCGCGCGGCCGCCGAACTGGCCGGGCTCATGCGCCATCGCAGGGGCGCTGTCACCCGAGCTACCGACGACACCGCTGTCGTAC containing:
- a CDS encoding helix-turn-helix domain-containing protein produces the protein MSTDYQQARAALGTRLRELRFTCPGGRLTGQQLAQRLGWPGSKVSKLENGRQTATPEDLRAWADATEQAGAYPELAARLAGFESHIRSWRRALANGFKPLHEGLSAEIDRTSEMWVWEESVIAGLMQTPEYARHVIQRYSELLGGANDIEAAVRSRAQRQEWLYRSGRKLHVLMWEAALRSLICPPSVLAAQLDRLTGMVGMDTVDLGIIPFTASVKIVPANGFWVLDDRLVVAEDWHAELWLDDADNIALYSKVWRTLRESAVYGADAHNVINAARRALKPS
- a CDS encoding DUF6879 family protein; this translates as MARQLRFTGTDSKVDGCPALHTDEGTGEIIVQGTPVTDAGDLAQLQHFGADEAAVAVPRELLVNWGPKKMERVPELVDRDTFRLLFKTFKHTAWRLETRRGYASDRQDPDFQAFLATGSSPCDPNEPWFVNIKAQTEAGKTVGRVRVADNPPTTEQLFLLDYARHNAAVGEDIRYLWREDAATLPAEDFWIFDSRLVALLHFDDADNLLNIELITEPAEVVRYAIVRDAAMHHAVPFDQFAAQVAPTE
- a CDS encoding alpha/beta fold hydrolase, producing MHVLLQALGLTGPFVALEQQLRCLGGHEEPEVEEAARRRVHDLFETVSRDGQGDQGQLVHLLGVQTGVGEGDQAADVVPDHAYRMPVLAVGGEHGVGSYLADSLTSVAPHVMGAVIADSGHYIPDERPEALLATLAPFLP
- a CDS encoding sortase-dependent protein, giving the protein MRRTVLSAMALACTAALASTVPAYADGATPSPAATSRPTSTTAPSPVPSATTAPSAAPSAVPSAAPTRAPGSQVSVVPSGAPDTGVASTATRSGADGGLIGGGAAAAFAAGGAAVFLVRRRRATGE
- a CDS encoding helix-turn-helix domain-containing protein, with the protein product MSGYENRHFAPSLVTLAAIADALGASMDDFMTRADSEAVSA